The following proteins are co-located in the Cardiocondyla obscurior isolate alpha-2009 linkage group LG12, Cobs3.1, whole genome shotgun sequence genome:
- the Hip1 gene encoding huntingtin-interacting protein 1 translates to MTTIPLTDKQLHQLSISIGKAVNPTETPVKEKHVRSAIIGTYREKSGCIFWTYMLRQPLQENQIVAWKFCHVLHKVLREGHPRVIVDSQRYRGKLEDIGKLWQHLREGYGRLIQLYTRLLITKLDFHKRNPRFAGNLQVTAEELEAIGENDINIYFQMSVEMFDYMDDILNLQHAVFGSLDLSRSNSMTPCGQCRLAPLIPCIQDASKLYDCCVKILFKLHGALPADTLTGHRDRFSKQFHELKSFYNTIKHMQYFKHLIAIPSLPEKPPNFLIQAELRSYVTPVVVLPPEATIDSETAIENLIDTSDTGSLTGDQLDSVNTRNGSISPDALAERDSLIDHLYQENVRQRQEVNHLLMDHQQIVADFRNRVLELESTLSTKSNEIVTEKQTCQKIMKENTATLAKVQEIEEKNEVLEEKFKKLKDVYSKLREEHIGLIRKKAELDKELGGIKILREQSERRTLKAEERLQDLLQGQASTEREAQRVAQAREDLEEVRKKLDAVQTENLALIAKIDFITSEKTALEGDLHDLLVQKEELDLRIVNLDADAERTHNQIKTDANTALFDLLLNAISEAESILHHAMHTIDNPAISALTCTPDYLGSLLEPTEKSFNDLEEAYNNYMNDTTKGKALIRAAIHCAYFLALYLIYAKSTSNTSTDIGTADRFADECKQLGSQSLIMLSYIKEKSSMTGAQIANVINQLQKISSLISTLSTTQNNVEIVGTLVENELQSMDKAIEETVAKIQDMLDKSRAADSGVKLKVNEQILDSCTDLMKCIRKLVQKSRFLQREIVEQGKGTVSATEFYKRNHQWSEGLISAAKAIAMGANFLLEAADKVVLGNGKFEQLVVASQGIAASTAQLVVASRVKADRNSTNLTELSKASREVTQATANVVATAKSCNHLVEENEDLDMSNLSLHQAKRLEMEAQVRILELEQALETERLRLAALRRYHYQLDGENEA, encoded by the exons ATGACCACAATACCGCTGACTGATAAACAGCTTCATCAACTG AGCATTAGCATTGGAAAGGCTGTAAATCCAACAGAAACGCCAGTTAAGGAGAAACATGTCCGAA GTGCCATTATTGGAACGTATCGTGAGAAAAGCGGTTGCATCTTCTGGACATATATGCTGAGACAACCATTGCAAGAGAATCAGATTGTTGCATGGAAATTTTGTCATGTATTGCACAAAGTATTGCGCGAGGGACATCCTCGGGTTATCGTTGATTCTCAGCGGTATCGCGGCAAGTTGGAGGACATTGGAAAACTTTGGCAACATTTAAGAGAAGGCTACGGTCGTCTTATACAATTATACACGAGACTGTTGATAACTAAATTAGATTTCCATAAACGGAATCCACGCTTTGCTGGAAATTTGCAAGTAACAGCAGAAGAGCTCGAAGCGATTGGagaaaatgatattaatatata ctTTCAGATGTCTGTTGAAATGTTCGATTATATGGATGATATTTTGAATTTACAACATGCAG TTTTTGGTTCTTTGGATTTATCGCGCTCCAACTCGATGACGCCATGCGGGCAGTGTCGACTCGCACCTTTAATTCCTTGTATCCAGGACGCCTCCAAGTTGTATGATTGCTGTGTAAAAATTCTATTCAAACTCCATGGCGCTCTTCCAGCGGACACGTTGACCGGTCACCGCGATAGattttcaaaacaatttcACGAGTTGAAGAGCTTTTATAATACTATTAAACatatgcaatattttaaacatttgatAGCAATTCCGTCGTTACCTGAG AAGCCAcccaattttttaatacaagccGAGTTGAGATCTTATGTTACACCGGTAGTGGTACTTCCGCCCGAGGCAACTATAGATTCCGAAACTGCTATAGAAAACCTTATTGATACATCTGATACAGGATCGTTAACCGGAGATCAACTAGATTCTGTGAATACTCGAAATGGCTCGATATCACCTGATGCACTTGCAGAGAg AGATAGTCTTATCGATCATCTGTATCAAGAAAACGTTCGTCAGAGGCAAGAAGTAAATCATTTGTTAATGGATCATCAACAGATAGTTGCGGATTTTAGAAATCGCGTTCTAGAATTGGAATCAACTCTTTCTACTAAG AGTAACGAAATCGTTACGGAAAAGCAAACTTGTCAGAAAATAATGAAGGAAAACACAGCTACGTTAGCAAAAGTTCAAGAAATAGAAG aaaaaaatgaagtcTTGGAAGAAAAGTTTAAGAAACTCAAAGATGTTTATTCAAAGTTAAGAGAAGAACATATCGGTTTAATCAGAAAG AAAGCTGAACTCGATAAGGAACTGGGTGGAATAAAGATATTACGAGAGCAATCTGAACGTCGGACATTAAAAGCAGAAGAACGATTACAAGATTTGCTTCAAGGACAAGCATCGACAGAACGAGAAGCGCAGAGAGTAGCACAAGCGCGCGAAGATTTAGAAGAAGTAAGAAAGAAACTCGACGCTGTTCAAACTGAAAATctg GCATTAATAgcaaaaatagattttataacATCCGAGAAAACAGCCTTAGAAGGAGATCTTCATGACTTATTGGTACAAAAGGAGGAACTAGATTTGCGGATAGTAAATTTAGATGCCGATGCCGAACGAACtcataatcaaataaaaacggACGCTAATACCGctttatttgatttgttaT TGAACGCTATATCAGAAGCGGAATCTATTTTGCATCATGCGATGCACACGATCGATAATCCAGCTATATCGGCGCTTACTTGCACGCCCGATTATCTTGGGAGTTTACTAGAGCCGACAGAAAAGTCGTTTAATGATTTGGAAGAAGCATACAACAATTATATGAATGATACAACGAAAGGAAAAGCTTTAATTCGAGCAGCTATACATTGCGCGTACTTTCTGGCTCTGTATCTAATATATGCAAAATCCACTTCAAATACATCAACGGATATTGGTACAGCTGACA GATTTGCCGATGAATGCAAACAGTTAGGTTCCCAAAGTTTAATTATGTTGAGTTATATCAAAGAAAAATCCTCAATGACCGGTGCACAAATTGCAAATGTTATAAATCAATTACAAAAGATTTCGTCTCTCATAAGTACGTTATCGACTACTCAAAACAATGTGGAAATTGTCGGAACTTTAGTAGAAAACGAGTTGCAAAGTATGGATAAAGCTATAGAAGAAACTGTTGCAAAAATACAG gATATGTTGGACAAATCTCGTGCAGCGGACTCGggtgtaaaattaaaagttaatgaGCAAATCTTGGATTCCTGTACGGATCTAATGAAATGCATAAGGAAATTAGTACAGAAGTCTCGTTTTCTACAAAGAGAAATTGTAGAACAAGGAAAG GGAACTGTTTCTGCTACTGAGTTTTACAAGCGCAATCATCAATGGTCCGAAGGTCTTATCTCGGCGGCAAAAGCTATTGCTATGGGTGCAAATTTTTTACT AGAAGCAGCGGATAAAGTTGTATTAGGCAATGGTAAATTTGAGCAGTTGGTTGTCGCTTCACAAGGAATAGCAGCATCGACCGCGCAATTGGTAGTTGCTAGTAGAGTCAAGGCTGATAGAAACAGTACCAATTTAACTGAACTCTCCAAAGCTTCAAGAGAAGTAACTCAAGCTACAGCGAACGTTGTAGCAACTGCTAAAAGCTGTAATCATCTTGTCGAGGAAAAcg aaGATCTAGATATGTCTAACTTGAGTTTACACCAAGCTAAAAGGCTCGAAATGGAAGCGCAAGTGCGTATCTTAGAATTGGAACAGGCTCTTGAAACTGAGAGATTACGTCTCGCTGCTCTTCGACGTTATCATTATCAGCTTGATGGTGAGAACGAAGCGTAA
- the Elm gene encoding calcineurin B homologous protein 1 — translation MGNRSSLLLREDEIAQIQNATGFTPNQIERLYSRFTSLDRGDCGTLSREDFLRIPELAINPLGERIVNAFFEESGNDRVNFLQFMQVLAHFRPIKKNSPNRLNSRQQKLKFAFKMYDLDNDDLISKDELLAILHMMVGANISEEQLTSIAERTIVEADENGDGMISFEEFCKALERTDVEQKMSIRFLS, via the exons ATGGGTAACAGGTCGAGCCTTCTTCTACGCGAAGATGAAATAGCACAGATACAGAATGCTACTGGCT TCACTCCAAATCAAATCGAACGTTTATATAGTCGCTTCACCAGCTTGGACCGTGGGGATTGTGGAACACTCAGTCGAGAAGACTTTCTGAGAATTCCAGAATTGGCAATAAACCCTCTTGGCGAAAGAATAGTGAACGCTTTCTTTGAAGAAAGTGGGAATGATCGGGTAAACTTTCTGCAATTTATGCAGGTCCTGGCACATTTTAGGCCTATCAAGAAAAATAGTCCCAATCGATTGAATTCTAGACAGCAAAAGttgaaat TTGCATTTAAAATGTATGATTTAGATAATGATGATCTGATATCAAAAGATGAATTGCTTGCTATTTTGCACATGATGGTTGGTGCCAACATCAG tGAAGAACAATTAACTAGTATTGCTGAACGAACTATAGTTGAAGCTGATGAAAATGGCGATGGTATGATATCGTTTGAAGAATTCTGCAAAGCATTAGAACGTACAGATGTTGAGCAGAAAATGTCTATAAGATTTCTTAGTTAA